One Glycine max cultivar Williams 82 chromosome 8, Glycine_max_v4.0, whole genome shotgun sequence genomic window, TGCAACTAATGATTATTGGTTAAGATAAGAAGGTGGGATAGCTAAAGGCATTATTGATTAATGCTTTTGGTTGGAAATCTTTTGGGTACAAATTTTTGtagttgaataataataaaatcaaacaaaaaagcaGGTGAGTTCTTGGAGGGAATCTGCAGAATTTCAAAGCAGACATTCTGAGGTTCTTGCTAATGTTTTGAAGCGAAAGTATATAAAAGAGAGtgctttatgttaattaattaccagtggcaaaatttaaaaattaatcaaactcTCAATTCTCAGATGGCGTGCATTTAGATTGAATTAAAATGTAGAGTTCATGATATTTGAAAACATCAAGCACCATAGCATAAAAAAAAGagtctaaactttgaagtggTGTTGAGGCTATTTTCGCAGGTGGTGTCAACGGAAGCAAGAGCAATGTACAATGTTGGCCTTGCTGGTTTGACATATTGGTCACCAAACATTAACATATTCAGAGATCCAAGATGGGGAAGAGGTCTTGAAACGCCAGGGGAAGACCCTGTGCTCACTAGCAAATATGCAGCAGGCTATGTCAAAGGTCTTCAACAAACTGATGGTGGAGACCCCAACAAGCTCAAGGTTGCAGCTTGTTGCAAACACTATACAGCCTATGATGTGGATAATTGGAAAGGAATTCAGCGTTACACCTTCAATGCCGtggtaataataatgataacaaataaTCTACAATTGGTCTGATGAAAACTCCCTGTGCAAGTTCTTAAGGATGGGATGGAAAAGAATCATTTTCATGGTTTTTGATGTTTTAGCTGTGTTGATTTTGTTAAGGTGACTAAGCAAGATATGGAGGACACATTCCAACCACCATTCAAGAGCTGTGTGATTGATGGCAATGTTGCCAGTGTCATGTGTTCCTACAACAAGGTTAATGGAAAGCCAACTTGTGCAGACCCTGACCTCCTAAAGGGTGTTGTCCGTGGTGAATGGAAACTAAATGGGTACCTTTCTAAATCTTCTATCTCTCTCATTTTATTTGTCACTTctgaaatattttttgtccCTTAAGAAATCAATGCACTGGTAGATGTATAATTGTAACTCTACAGTGTAGTTAATGAAGATATTTTAGttggataatattattttatcatggaATTAGTATAATCAATTGTTTACTTAAGATGTGTACTTCATCTGATACGACAAACAAAATGAAGCAGAAGGAATATATAATGatgtttaattgtttatttgcCATCTTTTGTTGTCAATGTTGTCTTTACAATAATATGAATATATGGACTAAGCAGATATATAGTTTCTGACTGTGACTCGGTAGAAGTGCTTTACAAAGATCAGCACTACACCAAGACTCCTGAAGAAGCTGCAGCCATATCCATTCTGGCAGGTACAAAGACTACATAATCATCACCACATATTCATAGACAAATGTTGAATTGCCGATTAATTATAACATTGTTGCTGGAAAAAGTCTTGGATTTCGGGTTCATTTGAGTTTCATTTACTACTGCTATGTGTTACATTGTTGTATCATCTAAGTTTCTCGCGTTATTGTTTCTGACAAGGTATATGGTTGGTTTAGTGGTAGTGTGAAATTCTTTAAGAGTGATTTTTATCAATTTACATAAGAAATCCCTTACTTATCTTTGCTatatacaaattttgatttggcaGGGTTGGATTTGAACTGTGGAAGATTTCTTGGCCAATACACAGAAGGTGCTGTCAAGCAAGGGCTTATAGATGAAGCATCCATTAACAATGCTGTCACCAACAACTTCGCCACGTTGATGCGTCTAGGATTCTTTGATGGTGATCCAAGAAAGCAACCTTATGGAAACCTTGGTCCAAAAGATGTCTGCACTCAAGAAAACCAGGAACTTGCCCGAGAAGCTGCAAGGCAAGGGATTGTGTTGCTGAAAAATAGTCCAGCATCACTGCCTCTCAATGCCAAAGCCATTAAATCGTTGGCAGTTATTGGACCCAATGCTAATGCTACTAGGGTCATGATTGGAAACTATGAAGGTATCAAAGTTCCAACTTTATGCATACCACTCATCCATAATGATATCAACTAGGGAAAGGTGTcaaatttagtcatttattaagtaattttattttgaagcaCCATACTTTAACACAAGTAAATTCTCAAGTTAACATACCTGTTACTGTTAGTCTCATCATAAAAAAAGTGTGATTCTCCTTAAGTAAGGTCTCACATTCAAGTcttgagaatgaaaaaaataaatactcaaAGAGCTTTGTTCTCTTAAATGAGTTCACTTGAGTGGACTAAAATTAGTTGGGATCCAAAATACGAGTGTCTTacacagaaaaggaaaaactaaattattcatttggtaTTCAGAAGACTATTGTTACATCCCTTTGGTTCTTGAGTAACAAtcttttttaggtaaaaataTTCCAAGTTTATTGAGAGTGAGACCAATAAGATTTTATTAGATGAAAATACTGAgactaaattgaggggtttacTCACAAAACAACTATAGGCAAAATGGATCAAATTGTTTGATGTCATAAGTTCACTTGTTATCTCCCCTTTTAGCTTAAAATCTCATTTAACAAACTCCAAAAATTTTGCAGGCATCCCATGTAAGTATATATCACCCTTGCAAGGCCTAACAGCCTTTGCTCCAACAAGTTATGCTGCTGGCTGTCTTGATGTGCGCTGCCCCAATCCAGTACTAGATGATGCCAAAAAGATTGCTGCCTCTGCTGATGCCACGGTGATTGTAGTCGGTGCAAGTCTAGCAATTGAGGCAGAAAGTCTAGACAGAGTCAACATTCTTCTTCCAGGACAGCAACAACTTCTAGTCTCTGAAGTTGCAAATGCATCCAAGGGACCTGTGATTCTTGTCATAATGTCTGGAGGAGGCATGGATGTGTCCTTtgctaaaaataacaataaaatcacAAGCATTTTGTGGGTTGGCTACCCCGGAGAAGCTGGTGGAGCTGCCATAGCTGATGTGATCTTTGGGTttcacaatccaagtaagtcaCTCATATGCACTGATTGGATAAACTTATTCATAAGCACTTataggagagagagaaaataagaagataaaatacaTTGAGCTTCTCCATAAGCTTACTTAATACATTTTTACTTTCTGATTCTCGTCTACTATAAATGCTTAcggagaagtttatccaaacagagTTGAATCATGTTTCAGTCTCACGGTCTCTTCTCATAGCACACAATTTTCATGCCAATGATGACACAAGTTTGACACCCATGGATGGTTTTCTGATTTAGGTGGAAGGCTACCTATGACATGGTATCCACAATCATATGTAGACAAAGTGCCAATGACCAACATGAACATGAGGCCAGATCCTGCCACAGGTTACCCTGGTAGAACATACAGGTTTTACAAAGGGGAAACTGTTTTCGCATTTGGAGATGGATTAAGCTACTCCAGTATCGTGCATAAGTTAGTTAAAGCGCCTCAATTGGTGTCAGTTCAACTAGCTGAGGATCATGTGTGCCGTTCCTCAGAATGCAAGTCAATTGATGTTGTTGGTGAACATTGTCAAAACTTGGTGTTTGATATTCACCTTAGGATCAAGAACAAGGGGAAAATGAGCAGTGCTCATACAGTGTTTTTGTTCTCTACTCCTCCTGCAGTGCACAATGCACCACAGAAACACTTGCTGGGTTTTGAGAAAGTTCACCTGATAGGAAAATCAGAAGCACTGGTTAGTTTCAAAGTAGATGTTTGTAAAGATTTGAGTATAGTTGACGAACTTGGCAACAGAAAAGTTGCCTTAGGACAGCATCTGCTTCATGTGGGGGACTTGAAGCATCCTTTGAGTGTGATGATTTGAAACAAGCCGTCAAATCTTCAGCATTcagtcttttctttttttttcctagttCGTttccttgttaaaaaaaattaaaggggaCAAGAAATAATTCTGAGGTAATTGTAACAAattttttgatttctttttcaaataagaaaatgaaatcaaaaacAAGTTTTTAAGTAAGGccacaaaagttttttttaatattacggTATTTGttacactattcaagtgttagACACTAATTATCGTTTAAATCATATGGCAGAAAACCCTTAAACACAAGGCACAAACATGCATTCCATTTCTTTTTTTGATGTTCATATAAATCACATAAAATGAGTCTCTTCTCATGATTGCCAACCTCACGGATCGCCGTGATTTCACGGTTGAATTCAATATTTAACAAATCaaactcattttcttttattttttttctgcattGTTATGATCAACCCCTACTAATTAATGGTGGAAACGACCAAATTCTCCGCAAACTGGGAATGGCCCAGTGGCCTTaagcaaacaaacaaatttaatgAGGTTCAAAAGCCATTAGCCAAAataaagagaattaaaaaaaaaagttcttaaaACTAAGATCCATATATCAAATTGTAATATCTGAAACCTAAAAAAAGattgtatttagtaaaaagataCATGTGatttagaaagaagaaaaaaaatcaaatttatcacATTGACATTAAAAAATCCATTATTGATCCAACTATTATATAATGTGTGACTTGAATGATAATGATCAAAATGACAATAACAACCGtgattaagtttaaaaattcagataaaataaatagaaatttcaaaaaactattcaatatctttttagttCAAGTGACTCATGTGACAAGATATTAAACCATttgggagaagaagaaaaaaggtgaTTTAGGCCGAATTAATGAAAAGATGGTATAAAaggatttaaaattaatttgttggtgATGGACACGAGTGTTGTTGCTGCTACAGATGGAGAAGGGTAGAACCGTGGTGGTGTCCGCTCTGCAGTTTGCTTGCACCGATGATATCTCAACAAACGTCGCCACCGCCGAGAGGTAACAGTTTCACATCTTCCTTTATTTTCCCactttcaatttcaattcatttcaaattcctttATTGTCACAAGTTTATGAGCTGCCCAGGTTAAAAAGATTTCATTTTTCACTCTTGCTTGCACTGAATATCGCTCACATTCAGAGGAAATATATTACAATGGAATTTCATATGATAATTTTCAATTAGGGTTAGCACACAGAGACAACCCTGACCGTGGTTAAATCAAAGTTTGCAGCTTGGGAAATTGGTGTCTTGTTTGTGCAAGTTTCTTTTAATTACTATTGGGCTTGATcccttgttttgttttttatatgttgaagatttttttctatcggcaaatgttaatttattagttttgttagtAGGGGGTCAAACCTGCGACCtttaagggtgtgtttgatttatatttgagaaaactgtttttagttttcaaaatgtAACTAAACAAGGTTGTTCAGACAAACTGGTGGAGGGCGGTGCAAGGTACAAAGCAGAGTGTGGAATTGAGGAAGAGGTTAAACAAGacgaaaacagaagaaaaagatgagaaaacaTTTCTCAGCTGTTtctgttttttggtttttaaaacatgttttgtaaacaatatttggatgaaaaattaattactgaGTGGTGtggaattgttttagaaaacaatttttaaaaccaaaaggtGAGAAGGGAATCAAGCAGGCCCTAATTCAGTTGTGCTCTGGATTCTGTTTCTGCTTCTAACTGAAGCTCTTTGAGCTTCACCTTTTCTTCCCTAATTACTGGTTCACCTTTACTTTCCTAATTACTGGTTAAGTATACAAGAGATAATTTGTAGATTAATCAATGTAAGAAATGAAATTTCTATGCATGTTATGTGATGCTTTGATTCTTGTGCAGGCTAGTTAGAGCTGCACATAAACAGGGTGCGAACATCATTCTCATTCAGGTCTGCATATTTAAAACCTGGGATGCCCTTCCCTGATAGTGCTTCCTACTTGTGTTACATATCAATTATAGAATATCTAATTTCATACAATCTTTTGTTCACTTCTTTAATTGTTTGGTAACATTAAGGTCAAGTAGGGTATGTGCACAAATGgattgtgtgtgtatttttcatTCATTGGGTTTCAAAACTTTATGATTATCTGTTCACCGCTTCAACTAAAAATGATCTTGTTTTAAGCAAAATGTGGAGGAGCAATCTCCAACGTAGCAATGCAAATATTGaggttgtggttgtggattAGAAGCATATATCTGGTTTGGTTATCCATTTACTTGAAGACGACTTCCCTTGATTTATAATTCAGTGAGTAGATTGTATAAAACCATTTTTGTGATGgtataactattttttaccATGAATAATACAATACTATATTACAAATCTTAGCATGTTATGATCAAAGGACTTTGACTTGAGTCAAACCATGTGATATGCTAGATGAAAAATCTATTGAGGCTATGAGAGAATCTGTTAGACAGGGAGAAGAATTGTTCTTCTGAAATGTGCTTGTGTAAATGAAATTTTGATTAGATTTGAATAAATTACTGTTTACTTCTGCATTATTTATTAATCTAATATGCATTTTGTTACACTAAATATTTGGCATTGACTTCTAATAATGCTGATGATTCTTGACTGTAATTGCTGACATTGACAGCAATGTTTTTGCTggaattttatttatctttgaaACTACTGACTGAAAGGGATTTTTATGTCTTTTGATGTtcatatgaaaaaagaaaaaaaaaagattcattaT contains:
- the LOC100786744 gene encoding beta-xylosidase/alpha-L-arabinofuranosidase 2 isoform X1, whose translation is MANKVHVLLCVLVTTLLSCDVVVVVWGQTFACDVGKSPAVAGYGFCDKSLGVEARVKDLVGRLTLQEKIGNLVNSAVDVSRLGIPKYEWWSEALHGVSNVGPGTRFSNVIPGATSFPMPILTAASFNTSLFEVIGRVVSTEARAMYNVGLAGLTYWSPNINIFRDPRWGRGLETPGEDPVLTSKYAAGYVKGLQQTDGGDPNKLKVAACCKHYTAYDVDNWKGIQRYTFNAVVTKQDMEDTFQPPFKSCVIDGNVASVMCSYNKVNGKPTCADPDLLKGVVRGEWKLNGYIVSDCDSVEVLYKDQHYTKTPEEAAAISILAGLDLNCGRFLGQYTEGAVKQGLIDEASINNAVTNNFATLMRLGFFDGDPRKQPYGNLGPKDVCTQENQELAREAARQGIVLLKNSPASLPLNAKAIKSLAVIGPNANATRVMIGNYEGIPCKYISPLQGLTAFAPTSYAAGCLDVRCPNPVLDDAKKIAASADATVIVVGASLAIEAESLDRVNILLPGQQQLLVSEVANASKGPVILVIMSGGGMDVSFAKNNNKITSILWVGYPGEAGGAAIADVIFGFHNPSGRLPMTWYPQSYVDKVPMTNMNMRPDPATGYPGRTYRFYKGETVFAFGDGLSYSSIVHKLVKAPQLVSVQLAEDHVCRSSECKSIDVVGEHCQNLVFDIHLRIKNKGKMSSAHTVFLFSTPPAVHNAPQKHLLGFEKVHLIGKSEALVSFKVDVCKDLSIVDELGNRKVALGQHLLHVGDLKHPLSVMI
- the LOC100786744 gene encoding beta-xylosidase/alpha-L-arabinofuranosidase 2 isoform X2, which produces MYNVGLAGLTYWSPNINIFRDPRWGRGLETPGEDPVLTSKYAAGYVKGLQQTDGGDPNKLKVAACCKHYTAYDVDNWKGIQRYTFNAVVTKQDMEDTFQPPFKSCVIDGNVASVMCSYNKVNGKPTCADPDLLKGVVRGEWKLNGYIVSDCDSVEVLYKDQHYTKTPEEAAAISILAGLDLNCGRFLGQYTEGAVKQGLIDEASINNAVTNNFATLMRLGFFDGDPRKQPYGNLGPKDVCTQENQELAREAARQGIVLLKNSPASLPLNAKAIKSLAVIGPNANATRVMIGNYEGIPCKYISPLQGLTAFAPTSYAAGCLDVRCPNPVLDDAKKIAASADATVIVVGASLAIEAESLDRVNILLPGQQQLLVSEVANASKGPVILVIMSGGGMDVSFAKNNNKITSILWVGYPGEAGGAAIADVIFGFHNPSGRLPMTWYPQSYVDKVPMTNMNMRPDPATGYPGRTYRFYKGETVFAFGDGLSYSSIVHKLVKAPQLVSVQLAEDHVCRSSECKSIDVVGEHCQNLVFDIHLRIKNKGKMSSAHTVFLFSTPPAVHNAPQKHLLGFEKVHLIGKSEALVSFKVDVCKDLSIVDELGNRKVALGQHLLHVGDLKHPLSVMI